The Lentisphaera araneosa HTCC2155 genome has a segment encoding these proteins:
- a CDS encoding SDR family NAD(P)-dependent oxidoreductase: protein MLLKEKVVIVTGSANGLGKGIARACHADGAKVVIADLEQSACQLVVDELGSNALAVACDVCSDEAQQNVIDKAIEKWGRVDCIVNNAGINFAKPFLETTKQDWDKVLNTNLRAVFFFMQKLCKYWIDNQTKGSIVNISSVHNQATLPGAGPYAATKNGLLGIMKCAVNELSSKGIRVNTVSPGLCNTNIWQDIIEAAPNEKECLDYWKQQIPIGRPSEPEEIGYTVSFLLSDRSSSTTGTNIYLDGGMTSQLISQAPYDSESID, encoded by the coding sequence ATGCTATTAAAAGAAAAAGTCGTCATCGTCACCGGTTCTGCCAATGGACTTGGCAAAGGCATAGCCCGAGCCTGTCACGCCGATGGAGCCAAAGTTGTCATTGCGGACTTGGAACAATCTGCCTGTCAATTAGTCGTGGATGAACTCGGGTCAAATGCTTTGGCCGTAGCCTGTGATGTATGTAGTGATGAAGCACAACAAAATGTCATTGATAAGGCTATTGAGAAATGGGGTCGCGTGGACTGCATTGTCAATAATGCTGGTATCAACTTTGCTAAACCTTTCCTAGAAACCACTAAGCAAGACTGGGACAAGGTTCTCAACACCAATTTGCGTGCGGTCTTTTTCTTTATGCAAAAACTCTGTAAATACTGGATCGACAATCAAACCAAGGGGTCAATTGTGAATATTTCCAGTGTTCACAATCAAGCGACTTTACCAGGTGCTGGCCCCTATGCCGCTACTAAAAATGGCTTGTTGGGAATCATGAAATGTGCCGTCAATGAATTGAGCAGCAAGGGTATTCGCGTCAACACCGTCTCACCGGGTCTATGCAACACGAATATTTGGCAGGACATCATTGAAGCCGCACCTAATGAAAAAGAATGCCTAGATTATTGGAAGCAACAAATACCTATTGGTCGCCCCAGTGAACCAGAAGAAATTGGTTACACGGTGTCTTTCTTACTCAGTGATCGTTCCAGCTCCACTACAGGCACAAACATCTATTTGGATGGCGGCATGACGAGTCAACTAATCAGTCAAGCCCCTTATGATTCAGAGAGTATCGACTAA